Part of the Nocardioides perillae genome is shown below.
GACCGCACGGGTGCGACCGGGCTGGCCTACCTGCGCGACCGCTGGCGCAAGCTGCGCGCGCTGCCGGGGCCGGCGGAGTTCCACGCCGGCGGCGCGCCCGTGACCCTCGTGACGCCGAGCGGTGACACCGCCTACCGCGGACGGCTGCGCTCGGCCGCGCCGAGCGGCGGTGGCCGGGCCCGCGACACCGTCAACGTCGTGGCGCTGGAGACCTACCTGCGCGGGGTCGTGCCGCTCGAGGTGCCGGCCTCGTGGCACCCCGCCGCGGTGCAGGCGCAGGCGGTCGCGGCCCGCACCTACGCGGCCTACGAGCGGGCCCACCCGCGCGCCTCGCACTACCAGGTCTGCGACACGACGAGCTGCCAGGTCTACGGCGGCGCCTCCGCCGAGCACCCGGCGAGCGACGCCGCGGTCCGCGCCACGCGGGGCACCGCACTGCTGGCCGACGGCCGCCCGGCCTTCACGCAGTTCTCCTCCAGCAGCGGCGGCTGGACCTCCGCCGGCTCGGTGCCCTACCTCACCTCCCAGGAGGACCCGTACGACGGGTGGTCCGGCAACCCCGTCCACGACTGGTCGCTGCGCGTCACCGACGCCCGCCTCGAGGCCGCCTACCCCCGGATCGGCGACCTGCGCTCGTTGCGGATCACGGAGCGCGAGGGCGGCGGCGAGTGGGGTGGTCGGGTGTGGCGGCTGACGCTGACCGGCTCACGCGGCTCCGTGACGGTGAACGGTGACGACCTACGGCGCGCGCTGGGACTGCGCTCGAGCTGGTTCACCTTCGCCGTGTCCCGCCGCTGAGGGTCGTCCGCCCGGATTCCTGACCGGACGGTCTGGCGCCGGGGTGTGACGCGTGGCACAGTGCCACCGTCCGCGGCGACCAGCCGCGGGCACCACACACCCCACAGCAGAGGAAGCAGATGCGCCGCACCGTCTCGGGT
Proteins encoded:
- a CDS encoding SpoIID/LytB domain-containing protein produces the protein MRTPSSVLRRLLATALAAALPLAGVLVATPAEAKRVDQSWTVPASAWITLRGHGFGHGHGMSQYGAHGAARQGLSAREILAFYYPGTTVGSVGGTIAVLVSRDTTDDVVVHARPGLKVRVLGTGEVLTLPDNGATRWRLQVDRTGATGLAYLRDRWRKLRALPGPAEFHAGGAPVTLVTPSGDTAYRGRLRSAAPSGGGRARDTVNVVALETYLRGVVPLEVPASWHPAAVQAQAVAARTYAAYERAHPRASHYQVCDTTSCQVYGGASAEHPASDAAVRATRGTALLADGRPAFTQFSSSSGGWTSAGSVPYLTSQEDPYDGWSGNPVHDWSLRVTDARLEAAYPRIGDLRSLRITEREGGGEWGGRVWRLTLTGSRGSVTVNGDDLRRALGLRSSWFTFAVSRR